In a single window of the Vitis vinifera cultivar Pinot Noir 40024 chromosome 6, ASM3070453v1 genome:
- the LOC100247908 gene encoding F-box/kelch-repeat protein At5g26960: MSDSCHSRHFSWLMKSCFPNPQHHHPQPLHRSISRHHHHHTTISSLPDDLLLECLSRVSSSSLPSVSLVCRRWSRLLSSSALYDLRRRNASIYHTVFVFSVTDSGLFAATLRFGDAYSWRTSFIPAGDGGEGFRGPLSHSRISAIGRGIYIIGRREMVRYDAWTGALTAKAGMVFPRKKFAAAMVAGRIYVAGGAARTSALEEYDPVSDKWSVVAEAPRRRYGCIGAAVDGVVYVIGGLKIGASESEVVPLAAGAEAHVYASSMDLYDVEARGWLRSRAVPSGGCVVAACAAAGFVYVLTSHAVELSFWRFDARRKATSGSGGGGFGEWCRMKSPPLPAQVRLDSSVRFSCVGVGDAVALIQVTGCIDDLLRRSGRSTRGLREGLVLIYDAAAGEWSRGADLPEVIRRAACVCVEC, encoded by the coding sequence ATGTCAGATAGCTGCCACTCTCGTCACTTTTCATGGCTCATGAAGTCCTGCTTCCCCAACCCCCAACACCACCACCCTCAGCCCCTCCACCGCTCTATCTCccgccaccaccaccatcacacCACCATCTCCTCCCTCCCCGACGACCTCCTTCTCGAATGCCTCTCTAGggtttcttcttcctctcttcCCTCTGTCTCTCTCGTCTGCCGCCGCTGGTCTCGCCTTTTATCCTCCTCTGCCCTCTACGACCTCCGCCGCCGCAACGCCTCTATTTACCAcactgtttttgttttctctgttacCGATTCTGGTCTCTTCGCTGCCACTCTCCGCTTCGGTGATGCCTACTCTTGGAGAACTTCCTTTATTCCCGCCGGCGACGGCGGCGAGGGCTTTCGAGGGCCGCTGTCGCACTCGCGGATATCCGCGATTGGCCGGGGGATTTACATTATCGGAAGGAGGGAGATGGTACGTTACGATGCCTGGACTGGTGCCCTGACGGCGAAGGCAGGGATGGTTTTCCCGAGGAAGAAATTCGCCGCAGCGATGGTCGCCGGAAGGATCTATGTAGCTGGCGGGGCGGCCAGGACCTCGGCTCTGGAGGAATACGATCCAGTCAGCGACAAATGGAGCGTTGTGGCGGAGGCGCCGAGGCGGCGATATGGGTGCATCGGCGCGGCGGTGGACGGTGTAGTGTATGTGATAGGAGGGCTGAAGATTGGCGCGTCCGAAAGTGAGGTCGTCCCACTCGCCGCAGGAGCGGAGGCGCATGTGTACGCAAGCTCGATGGACTTGTACGACGTGGAGGCGCGTGGCTGGCTGAGGAGCCGCGCCGTGCCCAGCGGAGGATGCGTGGTGGCGGCGTGCGCTGCCGCCGGATTTGTCTACGTTCTGACGAGCCACGCGGTGGAACTGTCCTTTTGGAGATTCGATGCTCGGAGGAAAGCCACCAGTGGCAGTGGGGGAGGAGGGTTTGGAGAGTGGTGCAGGATGAAGAGTCCACCCCTTCCGGCGCAAGTCAGACTGGACAGCAGCGTGAGATTCAGCTGCGTTGGAGTTGGAGACGCGGTGGCGCTGATTCAGGTCACTGGATGTATAGACGACTTGCTGAGACGGAGTGGGAGGAGCACCAGAGGCTTAAGAGAAGGGCTGGTATTGATATACGACGCCGCCGCCGGGGAGTGGAGCAGAGGGGCGGATCTGCCGGAGGTGATTCGACGCGCCGCCTGCGTTTGCGTGGAGTGCTAA
- the LOC100253016 gene encoding uncharacterized protein LOC100253016 isoform X1: protein MRKKLDTRFPASRIKKIMQADEDVGKIALAVPLLVSKALELFLQDLCDRTYQITLERGAKTMSSLHLKQCVQRFNVFDFLREIVSKVPDLGCSDAGGEDRSASKRRFLKLKVVDDEGNDSDEESKRSRMHETGHTVGSGSGSGSGRGRGRGRGRGRGRGSRTIERDTIAESEKPEDDTDMHTNNDNQSQNPETRDNGAEPEESKENISVVKNESKENISVGKNADSCVRNFDLNVDLDENGDSTSILPAAPAPAPVTPSPKLTEMKHEEYPGWSLSDMEKMEIDPIQLANLNRRIDEDEEDYDEE from the exons ATGAGGAAGAAGCTCGACACACGATTCCCTGCC TCCCGTATTAAGAAGATAATGCAAGCTGACGAAGAtgttgggaagattgctttggCTGTGCCTCTCCTAGTTT CTAAAGCTTTGGAACTATTTCTGCAAGATCTTTGTGATCGAACATACCAGATAACACTTGAAAGAGGAGCGAAGACAATGAGTTCTTTGCATTT GAAGCAATGTGTACAGAGATTTAATGTATTTGATTTCCTAAGAGAAATTGTCAGCAAGGTTCCTGATCTAGGTTGTTCTGATGCTGGTGGGGAGGATCGATCTGCCTCCAAAAGAAGGTTTTTGAAATT GAAAGTTGTTGATGATGAAGGAAATGACAGTGATGAAGAGTCAAAGAGAAGCAGGATG CATGAAACAGGCCACACCgttggcagtggcagtggcaGTGGCAGTGGCAGAGGACGAGGAAGGGGAAGAGGAAGAGGTCGTGGGAGGGGCAGTCGAACAATAGAAAGGGATACCATTGCAGAAAGTGAGAAGCCTGAAGATGACACTGACATGCACACTAACAATGACAATCAGAGCCAAAATCCTGAGACGCGGGATAATGGGGCTGAGCCCGAAGAATCAAAGGAGAATATATCAGTTGTCAAGAATGAATCAAAGGAGAATATATCAGTTGGAAAGAATGCTGATTCATGTGTTCGAAACTTTGACCTGAATGTGGATTTGGATGAGAATGGAGACTCAACATCGATATTGCCAGCTGCCCCTGCCCCTGCCCCTGTTACCCCATCACCAAAACTTACTGAAATGAAGCATGAGGAATACCCTGGGTGGTCCCTCTCTGACATGGAAAAGATGGAGATAGATCCCATTCAACTGGCCAACTTAAATCGAAGAATAGATGAAGATGAGGAAGATTATGATGAAGAATAA
- the LOC100253016 gene encoding uncharacterized protein LOC100253016 isoform X2: protein MRKKLDTRFPASRIKKIMQADEDVGKIALAVPLLVSKALELFLQDLCDRTYQITLERGAKTMSSLHLKQCVQRFNVFDFLREIVSKVPDLGCSDAGGEDRSASKRRKVVDDEGNDSDEESKRSRMHETGHTVGSGSGSGSGRGRGRGRGRGRGRGSRTIERDTIAESEKPEDDTDMHTNNDNQSQNPETRDNGAEPEESKENISVVKNESKENISVGKNADSCVRNFDLNVDLDENGDSTSILPAAPAPAPVTPSPKLTEMKHEEYPGWSLSDMEKMEIDPIQLANLNRRIDEDEEDYDEE, encoded by the exons ATGAGGAAGAAGCTCGACACACGATTCCCTGCC TCCCGTATTAAGAAGATAATGCAAGCTGACGAAGAtgttgggaagattgctttggCTGTGCCTCTCCTAGTTT CTAAAGCTTTGGAACTATTTCTGCAAGATCTTTGTGATCGAACATACCAGATAACACTTGAAAGAGGAGCGAAGACAATGAGTTCTTTGCATTT GAAGCAATGTGTACAGAGATTTAATGTATTTGATTTCCTAAGAGAAATTGTCAGCAAGGTTCCTGATCTAGGTTGTTCTGATGCTGGTGGGGAGGATCGATCTGCCTCCAAAAGAAG GAAAGTTGTTGATGATGAAGGAAATGACAGTGATGAAGAGTCAAAGAGAAGCAGGATG CATGAAACAGGCCACACCgttggcagtggcagtggcaGTGGCAGTGGCAGAGGACGAGGAAGGGGAAGAGGAAGAGGTCGTGGGAGGGGCAGTCGAACAATAGAAAGGGATACCATTGCAGAAAGTGAGAAGCCTGAAGATGACACTGACATGCACACTAACAATGACAATCAGAGCCAAAATCCTGAGACGCGGGATAATGGGGCTGAGCCCGAAGAATCAAAGGAGAATATATCAGTTGTCAAGAATGAATCAAAGGAGAATATATCAGTTGGAAAGAATGCTGATTCATGTGTTCGAAACTTTGACCTGAATGTGGATTTGGATGAGAATGGAGACTCAACATCGATATTGCCAGCTGCCCCTGCCCCTGCCCCTGTTACCCCATCACCAAAACTTACTGAAATGAAGCATGAGGAATACCCTGGGTGGTCCCTCTCTGACATGGAAAAGATGGAGATAGATCCCATTCAACTGGCCAACTTAAATCGAAGAATAGATGAAGATGAGGAAGATTATGATGAAGAATAA